The sequence below is a genomic window from Actinokineospora baliensis.
GCCAGGCGTTGCTGACCGCCGCCGAGGAGCCCGCTGACGCGATCGCGCAGTTCTTCACCAGCCAGAACGGCGTGTTGCGCCCAGAGTCGGTCACCACCACCTCGGAAGGCGTGCTGATCCGCTACCCCGCGGGCACCCCGGCGGGCTTGCTTATCCCGTTCGGTTAGATGGCGCCGAGGAACTTGCCCGTCACCGACACCGCAGGAGCCGCGGCACCCGCGTTCTCGACGAGCACGGCGAACGCGACATCACCGCGGTATCCGGCGAACCACCCGTGCGCCTGCGACCCGTCCCCGAACTGCGCGGTCCCCGTCTTCCCGTGCACGGCGCCGTATCCGCGCAACGCCTCACCACGACCGGCGGTCACGACCTCGCGCATCATCGCCCGCAGGTCGCCGATCACCGCCGCGGACGGCGCTTTGTAGCCGGTCTTCACCGTGGTCTTGACCGTGGTGAACAACTCGGGCGTCACCGCGCTGCCCTTGGCCACCGTCGCCGCCATCAGCGCGAGCCCGAACGGACTGGCCTGCACCGTGCCCTGACCGATGCTGTTCTCCGCCTGCTGCGCGGTCCCGCTCGCCGCGTCGATCCGGCCGGTCTCGGTGGTCAGACCCGGCACCTCGAAGTCGGCGGCGAGCCCGAACTGGGCGGCGGCCTTGGGCAACGCGTCCAGCGGCAGTTCGGCGGCCAGCGCGGCGAAGGTGGTGTTGCAGGACTTCGCAAAAGCCACGTGCAGGGGCACGTCACCGAGGTCGAAGTCCGCGTTGCGGATCGTGCGGGTCCCGACCATCTTCGTCCCCGGGCAGGGCACCACCGTGTTGACCGTGGCCTTGCCCGATCCCAGCAACGCAGCGGCCGTCGCGACCTTGAAGGTGGACCCCGGCGGATAGAGGCCGTTGAGCGCTTTGGGCGCGGTACCGGCCGTTCCGTTCTGCGCGACCGCGAGGATCCCCCCGGTGGACGGCTGGATCGCGACCAGATAGGCGGGCGCGGACACCGAGTCGACGGCGGCCTGCGCCGCGTTCTGCACCTTCACGCTGACCGTCGTGCGCAACGGCTCCGCGGGCTTGGTGACCGTGCCGAACAGGTTCTCGATCTCCTTGCCGGCAGCGTCGACCAACGCGATCCGGCTAAGACCCGCCGCGTCCTGCGGGGTCGCTGTCCGTGAGAGCGCGCCGATCAGCATCGGTGCCAGCTTGGGGTCCGTCGCCCTAGCGGTCGGTCCCTGCCAGGTCATCACAGGCGCGCCATCGCGATCGAGGACCGCGTTGGCCTGCCCTGCGGCGCCTATAAGCGCGAGCTGGGTGCCGGGCACCAGGCGTGGGTGCACCAGCGTAGGCACCCAGTGCACGACCCAACGCGGTCCCGAGCGGACCAGCCCGAACTCGCTCGGGTAGTTCCAGGTCTGCCCGCCTGCGAGCTGCCAGCTGAGTTTGAAGCTCGCCTTTGGCTGCGTATCCGTGTCCTCCGGC
It includes:
- a CDS encoding penicillin-binding transpeptidase domain-containing protein; translation: MIGGVLAVVIIGLAVFVLVPGESAPAKAGAGKDAVEDTSAVPSQPSAAQVAGEFLRAFSTQQYSVAAQLTDDPAGSESVLTAVNSALRPEVVLATMNVLPEDTDTQPKASFKLSWQLAGGQTWNYPSEFGLVRSGPRWVVHWVPTLVHPRLVPGTQLALIGAAGQANAVLDRDGAPVMTWQGPTARATDPKLAPMLIGALSRTATPQDAAGLSRIALVDAAGKEIENLFGTVTKPAEPLRTTVSVKVQNAAQAAVDSVSAPAYLVAIQPSTGGILAVAQNGTAGTAPKALNGLYPPGSTFKVATAAALLGSGKATVNTVVPCPGTKMVGTRTIRNADFDLGDVPLHVAFAKSCNTTFAALAAELPLDALPKAAAQFGLAADFEVPGLTTETGRIDAASGTAQQAENSIGQGTVQASPFGLALMAATVAKGSAVTPELFTTVKTTVKTGYKAPSAAVIGDLRAMMREVVTAGRGEALRGYGAVHGKTGTAQFGDGSQAHGWFAGYRGDVAFAVLVENAGAAAPAVSVTGKFLGAI